One genomic segment of Arthrobacter sp. zg-Y1110 includes these proteins:
- a CDS encoding DUF2254 domain-containing protein: protein MSNTVHGSSTFPPRHPGLEPRFRVSREALRASLWFWPTCASLAAVLLTLLLLQVRPGDDVAWARWIWPAGVDAASSLLQTVATSVMTAATVTFSLTVVALQLASQQFSPRLLREFARDARTQTVLGVLMGTFMASVTGLYGMEVDRSVPVLVVGLVYVLGIASGVVLLLFIGHITRSLRVDTMMLNAHQGCLAVLRETYPASDTGEVQDFPRPDGGTPVPVGRSGIVQAVHAKPLVQMLHEHGLTLRMEVQPGDHVTIGTPVARVWSDDGGPVPLGAVRESLAGALEIGYERTPEQDAALGLRQLTDIAVKAISPSINDPITAAHALGYCADLLVDISRRRLGPEGQEDNDGVLRLVTVGRDYRYFLDLVCGPVRRFADSEPIVLTAVQRLLRDCAATAVNENQREEIRRQSSLVLENTSRTLAVADGQEVRDMARRVEEALAGDLEAAFGDRAGETRSV, encoded by the coding sequence ATGAGCAATACCGTGCATGGTTCGTCCACCTTCCCGCCGCGCCACCCGGGTCTGGAGCCGCGCTTCCGGGTGTCCCGGGAGGCGCTGCGTGCCTCCCTCTGGTTCTGGCCCACCTGCGCCTCGCTTGCAGCGGTGCTGCTGACCCTGCTGCTGTTGCAGGTCCGCCCGGGTGACGACGTCGCGTGGGCACGCTGGATCTGGCCGGCCGGCGTCGATGCGGCGAGCAGCCTGCTGCAGACCGTGGCCACCAGCGTGATGACGGCAGCGACCGTGACGTTCTCCCTGACCGTGGTGGCATTGCAGCTGGCCTCGCAGCAGTTTTCGCCCCGGCTGCTGCGCGAGTTTGCTCGGGATGCCCGGACCCAGACCGTCCTGGGCGTGCTGATGGGAACGTTTATGGCGTCCGTCACCGGCCTCTACGGGATGGAGGTGGACCGCTCCGTCCCGGTGCTGGTGGTGGGCCTGGTCTACGTGCTGGGGATTGCCAGCGGCGTGGTGCTGCTGCTGTTCATCGGGCACATCACCCGGTCGCTGCGGGTGGACACCATGATGCTCAACGCGCATCAGGGCTGCCTGGCGGTGCTGCGTGAAACCTATCCCGCATCCGATACCGGCGAGGTGCAGGACTTTCCCCGGCCCGACGGCGGCACTCCTGTGCCGGTCGGCCGCAGCGGCATCGTGCAGGCAGTGCACGCGAAGCCCCTGGTCCAGATGCTGCACGAACACGGACTGACTCTGCGGATGGAGGTGCAGCCGGGCGACCATGTCACCATCGGCACGCCGGTGGCCCGGGTCTGGAGCGACGACGGCGGCCCGGTCCCGCTGGGTGCCGTGCGCGAGTCCCTGGCGGGTGCACTGGAAATCGGCTATGAACGGACACCTGAGCAGGACGCCGCGCTGGGGCTGCGCCAGCTGACCGACATTGCGGTCAAGGCCATTTCCCCAAGCATCAATGATCCGATCACCGCCGCCCACGCGCTGGGCTACTGTGCCGATCTGCTGGTGGACATCTCGCGCCGGCGGCTCGGCCCCGAAGGGCAGGAAGATAACGACGGGGTGCTGCGCCTGGTCACTGTGGGCCGTGACTACCGGTACTTCTTGGACCTGGTCTGCGGGCCGGTCCGCCGCTTCGCGGATTCCGAACCGATTGTGCTCACCGCCGTGCAGCGCCTGCTGCGTGACTGCGCGGCCACTGCCGTCAATGAGAACCAGCGCGAGGAGATCCGTCGGCAGTCCTCGCTGGTGCTCGAGAACACCTCGCGGACCCTGGCGGTGGCTGACGGACAGGAAGTCCGCGACATGGCCCGCCGGGTGGAGGAGGCCCTGGCCGGGGACCTGGAAGCCGCCTTCGGTGACCGGGCGGGGGAAACCCGCTCGGTTTAG
- a CDS encoding sulfite exporter TauE/SafE family protein, translating to MTVTLAATLLLSVLIGLSLGLLGGGGSILTVPILTYVAGMSPREAIASSLFVVGVTSAFSAVGHARKGRVKWRTGLLFGAAGMAGAFAGGLLGGRIPGVVLMVAFALMMIATSVAMIRGRRGGSAESHSKELPVGKVIVEGLVVGLVTGLVGAGGGFLVVPALALLGGLSMPVAVGTSLVVISMKSFAGLAGYLTTVSLDWALVGGVTAAAIIGSLIGARLVGRIPEAALRRGFGFFVLAMGVFVLAMELLP from the coding sequence ATGACTGTTACCCTCGCCGCGACCCTCCTGCTTTCCGTGCTGATCGGGCTCTCGCTCGGCCTGCTTGGCGGGGGCGGGTCCATCCTCACCGTCCCGATCCTGACCTACGTGGCCGGCATGAGCCCCCGCGAGGCCATCGCCTCGTCGCTCTTCGTGGTTGGCGTGACCTCGGCCTTCAGCGCCGTCGGGCACGCCCGCAAGGGTCGGGTGAAGTGGCGCACCGGGCTGCTCTTCGGCGCGGCGGGGATGGCAGGGGCGTTTGCAGGGGGCCTGCTTGGCGGGCGGATACCGGGAGTGGTGCTGATGGTCGCCTTCGCCCTGATGATGATCGCAACCTCGGTGGCGATGATCCGCGGACGCAGGGGCGGGTCCGCGGAATCGCATAGCAAGGAGCTTCCGGTGGGGAAGGTCATTGTCGAAGGCCTGGTGGTGGGGTTGGTGACCGGCCTGGTGGGAGCCGGCGGCGGCTTCCTGGTGGTCCCGGCACTGGCCCTGCTGGGCGGGCTTTCCATGCCCGTGGCGGTGGGAACTTCGCTGGTGGTCATTTCCATGAAGTCCTTTGCAGGCCTCGCCGGCTACCTCACCACCGTGTCCCTGGACTGGGCGCTGGTGGGCGGTGTCACCGCTGCGGCGATTATCGGATCGCTCATCGGTGCCCGGCTGGTCGGGCGTATTCCGGAGGCCGCGCTGCGGCGGGGCTTCGGGTTCTTCGTGCTGGCCATGGGCGTTTTTGTCCTGGCCATGGAACTGCTGCCCTAA